Below is a genomic region from Desulfobacter sp..
GAATAAAGGGCCTCAAAAAAGACATCCTCCTCTTCCAGTTCAGAAGGGTCAAACAACATTTTAAACCGGTTAAAATCAGGTTCCTGATCCTCTGTCTTCTGGGAAAGCTCCTGCTCAAAACTCTCAAGAGACCCCAGATCAATGGGTTTAAAGTCTTCAGTGTCCTGAGGATCATCAGGATTGGGCTTATCAATATCAGACAAGGACATCATCCTTTCCTTTCCCAAGCGTTATGGTGCCGTCAGCCTCAAGCTCTTTGGCCGCTCTGACCACTGCCTGCTGAGACTCTTCAACTTCTGCCAAACGAACAGGCCCCATGGCTTCCAAATCATCCTTGAGCATTTCACCAGCCCGCTGTGAAAGATTGGAAAAAATCTTTTCCTTCATCTCTTCTGTGGCCGTCTTCAATGCATAGGTGAGCTGCTGTCCTTCAACCTTCTTGAGAATTTCTCTCATGGCGGTATCACCAATGCCGGTCAGATCCTCAAAGACAAACATGAGGTTCCGGATTTCATTGGCCATTTCCGCATCATCCTCTTCAACATATTCCATGACCGAGTCTTCAGTGGATTTATCCACACCGTTGATAATATCCACCAGCACTTCCAGGCCCCCGGCTTTGCCGCCCGGGCCGACAGCGCCTGAAAGTTCGTATTTCAAGGCTTTGTCCACATCCCGGACCACATCCTCGGAAATCTGCCCCAGGCGTGCAATTCTCAGGGCAATATCCCCTTTTTGCTCGTCAGGCAGGCTCATAATGATCTCTGAAGAAATTTCCGCCGGCATGTGGGCCAGAATCATGGCAATGGTCTGGGGGTGATCTCCCTCCACATAACCTGCCAGGGTACCGACATTGATATTCCGGCTCCAGATAAAGGGTTTGTCCTGTTTTTTCTTTTCCAGGTCCTCCAGAATCGCTTTGGCATCTTTTTCTTTAAGGGGCTTGGATACCACACTTTTAATAAAGGCATCCCCTTCCACGATCATTTTGGCATCACCCTCAAATTTTTCCACAAAATCCAGGGAAACCGCTCTGAGCATTTCCGGAGTAATATGGTCTATTTTTGACATTTCAAAGGCAATTTCAGAAATTTCCTGTTCATTCATTTTTTCAAACACAGAGGTGGCGTAATCCTCTCCCAATGTCATAAGGAAGATTGCGGCTTTCTGGCACCCGGTCAAATTTTTAGGATCCAATACATCTACCATGATTTACTCCTCTGCTTCCTCTTCAGTTTCACTGACCCAGCCCTTGATAATATTGATGGTCTTAAACAGGTCTTTATTGGCATAATATCGGGCCTTTTCATTGGGAGACATGTTTGCCAGATAGGCTGCCCGCTCACTGGCGGACATCTTCTTGATGAATTCCTCTTTCTGCTCTTCGGTCATCATTTCTAAGAATTCACGCTGCTGGCTGGCATCCATGTCAACAAACTCAGGCTCTTTGTCCCCTTCTTCAAGAAGCGCAAGCTCTTCGGGTGACGGCAGGGCTTCCTGCTCGACCGTGACCTTGATATCCCGGACCGTCTTGATGATGGGCCGGATAATAAACAAGAAGAGCACCAATACCAGCAAGAGGTTTGCAATGAGGCGGCCGTATTCCTTCTGGACCATTTTCCATCCGGTAATTTCAGGTTCAGCCCCTTCAAGCTCTCCAATGGAAGCAAAGGGAAAACATTCCATGGAAACCTGGTCGTTCCGGTCCTCACTGTATCCCATGGCCTTGATCACAATGTTCTGAAACTGCTGCATTTCCTGGGCAGGCCTGGGCACATATACCCGTTTGGTCTCTCCGGTCTCATCGGTCTGAAATTCGTAACTGCCGTCAATCACGGCAGCCACTGACAACCGTGTCAGGGTCGACATGGGTTTCTGGGTCTGCCGGCTCCGCCGGCTGATTTCATAGTTGACCGTATCATCTTTCTTGTTAACCCGTTCGTTGGTCTGCTCCCCGGCCTGCTCGTCTTCGGTGATGAGATTCACGCTGGAAGGAATACCGATGTCATCGGTAATCTGGACAATTTTTTCCGCTTTGTTCTTACGGCTGCGGATAAACTCTCCGCCCCGTTCAAAGGGATCATAAATTTCTTCGTTCATCTTATTTTCAGAAAAATCCATTTCAGAGGTAACCCTGACAATGGCCTTGTCCTTGCCCACGATCCGTTCGAGCATGGTCTGGATCCTCTGGGTGAGGTTTTCTTCAAACCTGACCTTGTACTGGTATTGGGAATCGGCCAAATTTTCCGCATTGATCCTGGCCTGTTCAGCTTCTGTGGAAGTGTCCAGAAACATCGGTATGGCGCCTTCGGCTGTCCTTGAACGGATTAAAAAATTAGAAGCCCGCGGGATCATCCAAGGCTACGAAGTCAGGCTGAACCCTGAAATGTTTGACTGCGACATGACCGCCTTTATTCACATCAAGGTCCACTCGCCGGCACTGATTCAGCCAACCGGAGAACAATTAACCGCAACAGAACAGGTCCAGGAAGTTCATTACCTGGCCGGAGGAGACACCCTCATGGCCAAGGTCAAAACCTCTGGGAACAAGGAACTTGAGTCTGTTATTCAACAACAAATCGCATCCATTGAGGCCATTTGTGCCACGAAAACGTCAATTGCCCTTTCCACCTTTAAAGAGAGCGCTAAAATAAAACTGCCAGACCAGATTTAACAGATCTGCTGCCAATCGTATAAGGAATCTTACACCATGCCCATGTCAATTGATTTTAAAACCAGACTGGCACCCATACTTGAAGAAATTGTCAAAACCTTTGGCACCCCGTTTCATATTTACGATGAAACCGGTATGATCGAAACCTGTAACCAACTCAATCGTGCATTTGCCCCCATTAAAGGGTTTAAAGAATTTTTTGCCGTCAAAGCCCTGCCCAATCCCCATGTCATGGACATTCTCAAATCCCGGGGTTTTGGGTTTGACTGCTCCTCAATTCCTGAAATCTCCCTGGCCCGTCAAGTCGGCAGCAAAAGCAACGACATCATGTTCACCTCCAAAAATACCAGTCTGGATCAGTTTAAAACAGCCCTGGACCAGGACGGGTGCATTATCAATCTGGACGACATATCTTTGCTTTCAAAGCTTCCTCAAATTCCGGAAATGCTATGCTTCAGGTACAACCCGGGTGCCAAACGAAACGGCAACACCATTATTGGCAATCCTGTGGAATCCAAATACGGGGTCAGCCATGACCAAATTTTCAATGCCTATTAAAACGCCTGCCAAGCCGGTGTTAAAAGATTCGGAATTCACACCATGCTGGCCTCCAATGAACTCAACTTTCAGTATATGGTTGATACGGCAGATATGCTTTTGGACCTGATTCAAACAATTCATGACAGATCAAAGATCCAATTTGAATTTATCAATATCGGCGGCGACCTGGGCATTCCCTATACACCGGATACCCCGAAATTTGATATCCAGTCTATGTCCCAAGGCATTATCCGCTCTTTTAAGGCCTTTGAACTCAAAAACAACTGGGTGCCCAAACTCTATATGGAAAGCGGCCGGTTTATCACAGGCCCCCACGGTGCCCTGGTGACCTCGGTCATCAACCACAAAAACATTTACAGAGACTATGTGGGGGTGGACGCCTCCATGTCCGCCCTGATGCGGCCGGGGATGTACGATGCCTATCACCATATTCACATCAATGGAAAAGAAAATGCCCCCCGGGTTAAAACAGTGGATGTTGTGGGGGCCTTGTGCGAAAATAACGATAAATTTGCAGTTCAGCGGGACCTGCCCCAAACCTGCGAGGGCGACATCTTGGTTATCCATGATACAGGGGCCCACGGCCATGCCATGGGCTTTAATTATAACGGACACTTAAGACCCAAGGAATTGATGCTCAAACAGGACTTGAGTGTTGAACTGATCCGGCGAGAAGAAACCATAGAAGATTATTTTGCAACTTTGAATTTTACCCCCAAAACCTTTAAGGCGGGGTAAAAAAACAAAGCCCACCAAGGAGGGATGATGACCCATATCATGGTGCTGGTCACCTGTTCAACCCAACCCCGTGCAGACGGCCTGGCCCAGGCAGTAATAGAAAAAAAACTGGCCGCCTGTGTTCAGATCCATCCTGTCACAAGTCTGTATACCTGGAAAAATAAAATCCACAAAGATGCTGAGTACAGACTGATCATTAAAACCAGGTCAACACTTTACCCGGAACTTGAAACCTTTATCAGAGAACAACACGAATACGAGGTGCCACAAATCGTACAAGTGCCCATTAAAAAGGGGTTAACGGCCTATCTGAACTGGATAGACCAGAGCACAAAATAAAAACAATCACCCCCCCCTTGTCAGGCAAATTTTTTATCCACAAATTGTTTTGCCTTTTCAGGGTCATCCCCCCGGCATTTACCCTTTTTACAGGCAAACTCCAGGGCCTTGGCCCGGTCTTTTCCCTCCACAGCGCACCACATCATTCCGGACAAGGCCCCGAGCCCGTCCGGATTCAATGCCAAAGCGTTTAAAAAGGCTTCTTCGGCCTGGTCATGGCAACCGTTTTTATACAGACCCCATCCGGCAAGGTCCTGGACCAGGTAAGATTCGGGACAAAGGGCACGGGCCTTGTCAAAAAAGGTCAAATCAATGGGCCTGTCCTGATCTCCCACATAGTTCAGATATAAGGCATTCAGGGCCGAACCCAGAGAATCCAGCCCCGCCACGCTGATATGCTCGGGCCAAAGGGCGATCCTGCGTCCTTTAAATCCCACTCCGCAATGGTCAAGCCAGTCAAACAAGGCATGGCGAAACTCTGAAAACCCGTCATCAAAAGCCAGGCTAAATTCTGATCCAAGACAGATATTATCACGGGTATCGTGTAAGCGGACCTCAATGAACACCGTGTGTTTCGAACAAAGATAGGTTCCCTCCATCCAAAACCTAACCTTTTGTCTTTTTCCCAATTCCCGAATATCTTTGAACGGACCATTGCCATGGCAATAGTCTGTCAAGTCCTTGGACCCGGGAAATATTTTTTTGACCCGCCAGCCAAACCAGCACTCCAAAAGGCCCTGGTGAAGGCAAAACAAATTGCCAAGCAAAAAATGGACACCAAGGCCGACCCCATTCATATCCTGGCCTGATACCGGCTGAAACGGCATCACAATCAGCTTGGGCCTCTCCTGTCCCAGATTAATTTTTTCTTTGTCAGACATATGTTTCCTTTAAATTTTAAACTGGTTTAACTGAAGATAGAGTATCTTGGCCATATTGCTTCTCAAATTGGCTTCAAGGCTCTCCTTGTCATCCTTTGACAATTCATCCCAGGTTTCAGGCATAAAATTAATTTCCAGCTGGGAAAACCGCTCTTCACGCCTGGTATGAAGTATCCGCCGGCTATTTTTCCGGCTCAATGACAAATGCATGGACACATAGGAGCGGGGCAACTGGCTGATCAGTCCCAAAAGAATTTTTCTGTCTGAAAATCCATAGCCAAACATGCCCTGGGTTTGACGTACCTGCCTGGGCACAATTTCCAAAAGCATGTCCACCTCACCGGCCTTGAGGGCTGATGCATCCTCAACAACCTCAACGGCGTACCCCTTTGCCAGAAGGTAGTCAACCACAATATCGGTAAACTGGTCTTTGAGTTCAAGATCTTCAACCACCAAGGCTTTTTGATTGACCGCAAGGGTCTTTTGTTTGATATAATAGGGATGTTCGGGAAATAAATTTAGCACCCCGAATTTTATGGGCAAAAGCGCCCCCTTTTCTGCTCCGGCCCCGAAACAGCCGGAAAATCCCACCACCATGACCAGGATTGCAAATAATTTAATTAGGTTTTTCACAGCACGCTCCATATATCAAATCCGGTTCATCCGATTAATGCGTACCTTTTATTGTGAAGGTCCAAAAGTTTCAACCTGAAAAACTCCGAATCCCTGTATCCATAAGCTTTCCGTTTCATGGTTTTTATCTTGTTATTTGTCCCTTCTAAAGGACCTGTAGATATCCTGTAATCATAGTATGAAAGGATTCTTTGCCTGTGCACAGCCAAGGTCTTGGCAAATTTCATCAACATTGGAATTTTGGAAATATTGGCCAGATTGATCCAATTGCTGACTATCTTTTCAGCTGTTTCTTTTTTCTTTTGATTCCATATTTGCCTGAGTTCCTCTTTCATGTAGTAGACTACCAATAGCGGCTGATTTATTTTCAATGCTTCTTCTAACCGTTGGGCCTCCTTCTTGTCATCACTGAGGTTTTCGGGATTTTTTAACAAAAGCCACCGGACTCCCTTCAGAAGTTTTTGTTGCCCGGTATTGGCAAGAAGGTTGTAGAGCTTTCGCCTGAAATCCGACAGTTTCTCATTGAACAATTTAACAACATGAAATCTGTCAAAGACAATTGCTGAACCAGAAAGATTTTCAATAACAGCACTCAAGTATGCCGGGGACATATCGATGCTGACGGCTTTGATTTTTGCTTTCGATATTTTCACTTTTGTCCAAAAAGATTTCAAAGCTTCACCACCTTTTCCTTCTCCCACGTGCAGAATTCTACCGGATTCCAGATCCATCACGATGGTCAAGTATTTATGCCCTTTCCCTATGGAAATTTCATCTATGGCAATCTGCCGGACTTTCTCAAGGGGGATATTTCGATAACGCCTCAGCAGGTCTTCTTTCTGGATCTGCTTTATCGTATCCCAGCTGATCCTTAAATGGATGGCAATATCTTTGATTGTCATGAACTGAGACAACTCCAAGACATACCGTTCAAAAGCCCGGGTATAGCTTTTCCCCTCCTGGGCAAAGGATAGTTTGATTTGCCGGACAAATTGACAGAACGAACACCAAATTCTCTGGATAGCCGTCCTGAGAATCACGGGTTTTGAACCTACCGGTATTGTTCTGAGATCTCTTGTCACAATCCCTTTCCTGGTGACGGACCTGGAATTACATTCCGGGCATTTTACCGCCTCCGGTTTTGGTATGAGTTCAAAAGTGATTATTCCACCGATGAAACGTGTTGTTTTATAAAAGTAGTCACGAAGGCCAAAGGCATGGTATATGAAGCTTGTGGACATTAATTCATTCTCCGATTTTGTGCGAATAACACAAAAAAATTAGAACATGATCATGTTCACACCATCATTTCAAGCATAAAAATCCTTACTGTGTTATTGCCTTCCCAGTGATGTTTCTCAGTCCAGGTACGCGATTTTCTGATGAACCTCAAATCCGATTCAAATGTTAAGTTCCAATTCGGTTTAACCACCTGTTATTTGTCATTTCACCTGAAAGATCAAGGCGATTTTCATTCCAGCACGGTTTGGCGCCTACCTTAACATCATTTTGTCTTCAGAGGCAAACTTTGACCGGATGCGAGCATTCGGCCAGCACCACCGGCCAAAGACCTGTAATCCCTGGTTGGCTCTGAGTTTGTTTCCAGAACCGGGCCCCATCCTATCCTGGGGGTACTAAAATTCATCCAAATCTATGAGTCATCCATATTTTGTTTTTACTTGTGCCTTGATCCAGATCGGCTTTCCTTTTATATTATGGCATTCTCTTTTTTAAGAGACTGTTGTCTTAAAATATCATGAATCAAACAGGCAACCCCGGAAGAACGAGGTGAAATTTATGACAAAACGTCCCATACCCATCAAACTCAAAGAGATTGGCGATATTGTTGCCCGTCACCTGGGAGATAAGGAGACCATAAATTGTTATATCGGCTCCAATGCCGCCACCCCAACCGCCAGTATCCAGGGTCTCACCCATGCCATAAAAAACAATACCGGGCAGCTGCCCTTCATGAAAATGATCCATATCCTTCTCCACGGCCCTGTCCCCTATGTGGAAGAGGGGCTCCAGGACCGGGTCAAGGCCTATTCCATATTTTCCGGCGGTGAGGTCAGGGAGGCTGTAGACCAGGGTCGTGCCTATTACCTGCCCTGCACCCTGGTCAATATGGACCGGCTTATGGGCAAAGGCTGCGGCTATGAAATCGATATGGTCATCATGAAGGTTCGGCAGAATACCGCCACAGGGGAATACAGTTTAGGCCTTTCCGTGGATGCCATCCATGCCGCCCTTGAAACAGCCACCCTTGTCATTGCGGAGCTGGATCCATCCATGCCCTTTACCCAGGGCCAGAGCGTGATCTCCCAAGAAGACATCGATTATATCATTGAAGAGGGTATAAAACCGGTCTACACCTTTGAGGCGCCTGATTTTGAGCACCTGCCCAATGCAGACAAAAGGATCGGCCAGCTCATTACCGAACATTTTCTTAAAGACGGCACCACCCTCCAGGTGGGGATCGGAAAAATCCCGGATGCTGTGGTAGGTGTCATTGCCACCTCGGGATATAAAGATCTTGGGGTTCAGACTGAACTTTACGGGGACGGCCTGATGCTCCTTCAAAAAAAAGGGTTCATCCGATTAATGCGTACCTTTTATTGTGAAGGTCCAAAAGTTTCAACCTGAAAAACTCCGAATCCCTGTATCCATAAGCTTTCCGTTTCATGGTTTTTATCTTGTTATTTGTCCCTTCTAAAGGACCTGTAGATATCCTGTAATCATAGTATGAAAGGATTCTTTGCCTTTGCACAGCCAAGGTCTTGGCAAATTTCATCAACATTGGAATTTTGGAAATATTGGCCAGATTGATCCAATTGCTGACTATCTTTTCAGCTGTTTCTTTTTTCTTTTAATTCCATATTTGCCTGAGTTCCTCTTTCATATAGTAGACTACCAATAGCGGCTGATTTATTTTCAATGCTTCTTCTAACCGTTGGGCCTCCTTCTTGTCATCACTGAGGTTTTCGGGATTTTTTAACAAAAGCCACCGGACTCCCTTCAGAAGTTTTTGTTGCCCGGTATTGGCAAGAAGGTTGTAGAGCTTTCGCCTGAAATCCGACAGTTTCTCATTGAACAATTTAACAACATGAAATCTGTCAAAGACAATTGCTGAACCAGAAAGATTTTCAATAACAGCACTCAAGTATGCCGGGGACATATCGATGCTGACGGCTTTGATTTTTGCTTTCGATATTTTCACTTTTGTCCAAAAAGATTTCAAAGCTTCACCACCTTTTCCTTCTCCCACGTGCAGAATTCTACCGGATTCCAGATCCATCACGATGGTCAAGTATTTATGCCCTTTCCCTATGGAAATTTCATCTATGGCAATCTGCCGGACTTTCTCAAGGGGGATATTTCGATAACGCCTCAGCAGGTCTTCTTTCTGGATCTGCTTTATCGTATCCCAGCTGATCCTTAAATGGATGGCAATATCTTTGATTGTCATGAACTGAGACAACTCCAAGACATACCGTTCAAAAGCCCGGGTATAGCTTTTCCCCTCCTGGGCAAAGGATAGTTTGATTTGCCGGACAAATTGACAGAACGAACACCAAATTCTCTGGATAGCCGTCCTGAGAATCACGGGTTTTGAACCTACCGGTATTGTTCTGAGATCTCTTGTCACAATCCCTTTCCTGGTGACGGACCTGGAATTACATTCCGGGCATTTTACCGCCTCCGGTTTTGGTATGAGTTCAAAAGTGATTATTCCACCGATGAAACGCGTTGTTTTATAAAAGTAGTCACGAAGGCCAAAGGCATGGTATATGAAGCTTGTGGACATTAATTCATTCTCCGATTTTGTGCAAATAACACAAAAAAATTAGAACATGATCATGTTCACACCATCATTTCAAGCATAAAAATCCTTACTGTGTTATTGCCTTCCCAGTGATGTTTCTCAGTCCAGGTACGCGATTTTCTGATGAACCATTATTACCAACAAAAAAAAGAAAATCAACACGGGATATTCAACCACCAGCCTGATCATGGGCACCCAAAATCTATATGACTATGTGGACATGCGCTCCCAAGTCCAGATGCGGCCGTGCATGTATACCAATGCTGCCGGCACCATCCAGGCATGCAGCCCTTTTCTGTCCGTAAACACGGCCATTGGCGTCGATTTAAGCGAGAATGTATGGGCGGATTTCATTGACCCTTCCCGGTATTACGGTGGCGTGGGCGGCCAGCCTGATTTTGTCAGGGCGCTTAGCCACAGGCACTACGGCACACCGGTGATTGCCATGAAAAGCCTTGCCCGAAGCGGCAAGTCAAAAATTGTACCGGCCTGCCCCTCAGGCATTACCCTTACGGCATCTGCCTATGACGGGGTGGAGATTGTCACGGAATACAGAATCGCAGACCTAAGGGATCTGCCGTTGGGATTTAAAGGCCTTGCCATTGCCAGTATCTCCCATCCAGATCACCGGGAAACCTTGCTCAAAACCATTTTTGATGATCCGAGGATGACAAAGCCAAAAGGATTTTCCTTGGATAAAATCCCGCCCGGGGTAACCATGTATTCAGGAAAAGTGGGATTGTAACAGCCATGATCCCCCGGGTATGACACCAAGGGTATCAGCCAACGACCTGAGCCCAGAGCGGATCAGGATTCAAACACTAAAAAAAACTTCGACCCCGTCATGGGCCAAAGCCCGCATATTTCACAAAGCGTTTTTGCCTTAGCTGCAAGGCACAGACCGAGAAGCCGTAGTCCTTTACTGCGAGCGGACTGTAACGCAGCAGATGAGGTAAAACGCCTTGTCCGAAGGGTAATGTTTTGTATAATGGAAAACGACTTAAAAAACGACACAACCAATTATAATAATATAACTTTTTGGTAAAATACTTAAAATTTCATGAAATATTCGGGATAGCCCTGAACGTGATGGAAAAAAGCCTGGGATTTAGGTCCATGAATGGCAGCTTGGTTTCTGCTGTACTTTAAGATAAATATGGTTAATAATTAGAAATTTGCAGATCAATCCCATTGACCCGGCAGGAGATAAA
It encodes:
- the fliG gene encoding flagellar motor switch protein FliG, producing the protein MVDVLDPKNLTGCQKAAIFLMTLGEDYATSVFEKMNEQEISEIAFEMSKIDHITPEMLRAVSLDFVEKFEGDAKMIVEGDAFIKSVVSKPLKEKDAKAILEDLEKKKQDKPFIWSRNINVGTLAGYVEGDHPQTIAMILAHMPAEISSEIIMSLPDEQKGDIALRIARLGQISEDVVRDVDKALKYELSGAVGPGGKAGGLEVLVDIINGVDKSTEDSVMEYVEEDDAEMANEIRNLMFVFEDLTGIGDTAMREILKKVEGQQLTYALKTATEEMKEKIFSNLSQRAGEMLKDDLEAMGPVRLAEVEESQQAVVRAAKELEADGTITLGKGKDDVLV
- a CDS encoding Lrp/AsnC family transcriptional regulator: MVWILWVRFSSNLTLYWYWESAKFSALILACSASVEVSRNIGMAPSAVLERIKKLEARGIIQGYEVRLNPEMFDCDMTAFIHIKVHSPALIQPTGEQLTATEQVQEVHYLAGGDTLMAKVKTSGNKELESVIQQQIASIEAICATKTSIALSTFKESAKIKLPDQI
- a CDS encoding divalent-cation tolerance protein CutA yields the protein MTHIMVLVTCSTQPRADGLAQAVIEKKLAACVQIHPVTSLYTWKNKIHKDAEYRLIIKTRSTLYPELETFIREQHEYEVPQIVQVPIKKGLTAYLNWIDQSTK
- a CDS encoding tetratricopeptide repeat protein; this translates as MSDKEKINLGQERPKLIVMPFQPVSGQDMNGVGLGVHFLLGNLFCLHQGLLECWFGWRVKKIFPGSKDLTDYCHGNGPFKDIRELGKRQKVRFWMEGTYLCSKHTVFIEVRLHDTRDNICLGSEFSLAFDDGFSEFRHALFDWLDHCGVGFKGRRIALWPEHISVAGLDSLGSALNALYLNYVGDQDRPIDLTFFDKARALCPESYLVQDLAGWGLYKNGCHDQAEEAFLNALALNPDGLGALSGMMWCAVEGKDRAKALEFACKKGKCRGDDPEKAKQFVDKKFA
- a CDS encoding ISL3 family transposase, translating into MSTSFIYHAFGLRDYFYKTTRFIGGIITFELIPKPEAVKCPECNSRSVTRKGIVTRDLRTIPVGSKPVILRTAIQRIWCSFCQFVRQIKLSFAQEGKSYTRAFERYVLELSQFMTIKDIAIHLRISWDTIKQIQKEDLLRRYRNIPLEKVRQIAIDEISIGKGHKYLTIVMDLESGRILHVGEGKGGEALKSFWTKVKISKAKIKAVSIDMSPAYLSAVIENLSGSAIVFDRFHVVKLFNEKLSDFRRKLYNLLANTGQQKLLKGVRWLLLKNPENLSDDKKEAQRLEEALKINQPLLVVYYMKEELRQIWNQKKKETAEKIVSNWINLANISKIPMLMKFAKTLAVHRQRILSYYDYRISTGPLEGTNNKIKTMKRKAYGYRDSEFFRLKLLDLHNKRYALIG